One genomic region from Prevotella sp. Rep29 encodes:
- the cobT gene encoding nicotinate-nucleotide--dimethylbenzimidazole phosphoribosyltransferase, which produces MKAFDIRKPEEKLRASIREKIDNLNKPKGSLGRLESLAEQICMIQQTLSPTLSHPCHLLFGGDHGIEREGVSVSPREVTWQQMINFTRGGGGVNMFCRQHGFHLRIIDVGVDYDLSDNPRILNRKIARGTRNFLYEAAMSEEEFGKAIDTGIEMVDYCRKEGCNIICMGEMGIANTSPSSIWMSIFGNIPLNECIGIGSGLDSEGVNHKQQILNQAVNNFQATNPNPAPADIIRYFGGFEMVAAVGAMLRAAETGMAVMVDGFIMSACMLAASQLEPNVLDYAIFGHCGDESGHKRMLELMNAEPLLQLGMRLGEGTGALCSYPIIESAVRMLNEMNNFENANITKYF; this is translated from the coding sequence ATGAAAGCATTCGACATACGGAAACCCGAAGAGAAACTGCGTGCCAGCATCCGCGAGAAGATAGACAACCTGAACAAGCCGAAAGGTTCGCTCGGCAGACTGGAGTCGCTGGCTGAACAAATCTGCATGATTCAGCAGACGCTCTCACCCACACTGTCACATCCTTGCCACCTGTTGTTCGGCGGCGACCACGGCATCGAGCGCGAGGGTGTCAGCGTCAGTCCGCGCGAAGTGACCTGGCAGCAGATGATTAACTTCACACGCGGTGGCGGCGGCGTAAACATGTTTTGCCGTCAGCACGGCTTCCACCTCCGCATCATCGACGTGGGAGTCGATTACGACCTATCCGACAATCCGCGCATTCTCAACCGGAAAATCGCACGGGGCACCCGCAACTTCCTCTACGAGGCAGCCATGAGCGAGGAAGAATTTGGAAAAGCCATCGATACAGGCATCGAGATGGTGGATTATTGCAGGAAAGAAGGGTGCAACATCATCTGCATGGGCGAGATGGGCATAGCCAACACATCCCCGTCCAGCATCTGGATGAGCATCTTCGGAAACATCCCCTTGAATGAATGTATCGGTATCGGCTCGGGACTGGACAGCGAAGGCGTCAACCACAAGCAACAGATCTTGAATCAAGCTGTCAACAACTTCCAGGCAACCAATCCGAATCCCGCACCGGCAGACATCATCCGCTACTTCGGCGGATTCGAAATGGTGGCTGCCGTCGGTGCGATGCTACGGGCGGCAGAAACAGGAATGGCTGTGATGGTCGATGGCTTCATCATGTCTGCCTGTATGCTGGCAGCATCGCAGTTGGAGCCGAATGTGCTCGACTACGCCATCTTCGGACATTGCGGAGACGAGAGCGGACACAAACGAATGCTTGAACTGATGAATGCCGAACCCTTGCTCCAACTGGGCATGCGGCTCGGCGAAGGGACGGGAGCGCTCTGCTCGTACCCGATTATCGAGAGTGCCGTGCGAATGTTGAACGAAATGAATAATTTTGAAAATGCGAATATCACTAAATACTTCTAA
- the cobU gene encoding bifunctional adenosylcobinamide kinase/adenosylcobinamide-phosphate guanylyltransferase yields MKRIILITGGQRSGKSLYAERLALSLSENPVYLATAHIWDDEFRQRVIHHQQRRGSNWTNIEEEKALSRHSVAGRVVVIDCITLWCTNFFFDRTVNDWEQPTVDEALKALQKEFDAFTAQDATFIFVTNEIGSGGVSDNAIQRKFTDLEGWMNQYVAERADEVVLMVSGIPVKIKGNK; encoded by the coding sequence ATGAAACGAATCATTTTGATTACCGGCGGGCAACGCTCAGGGAAAAGCCTGTATGCCGAACGGCTCGCACTGAGCCTGTCGGAAAATCCCGTCTATCTGGCAACGGCGCATATCTGGGACGACGAGTTCCGGCAGAGAGTGATACACCACCAGCAGCGGCGCGGCAGCAACTGGACCAACATCGAGGAGGAGAAAGCGCTCAGCCGCCATTCGGTAGCAGGACGTGTGGTCGTGATAGACTGCATCACGCTGTGGTGTACCAACTTCTTCTTCGACCGGACGGTGAACGACTGGGAGCAACCCACCGTGGACGAAGCCCTCAAGGCGCTGCAAAAAGAGTTCGACGCATTCACCGCTCAGGACGCCACGTTCATCTTCGTGACCAACGAGATTGGCAGTGGCGGGGTCAGCGACAACGCCATTCAGCGGAAATTCACCGACTTGGAGGGCTGGATGAACCAGTATGTGGCGGAAAGGGCTGACGAAGTGGTGCTGATGGTCAGCGGAATACCCGTAAAAATCAAAGGAAACAAATAA
- a CDS encoding OmpA family protein — protein MKKLVLFFAAAAMAVTASAQVTVEGSKFSDNWSIGIQGGLATKTTQNRWLSNTNPNAGLRLTKEITPVFGLVAEGIVYFNDRAQTKLMDRLGQTADYDLTARSREVRTNTFAKALNVNLLAKVNLSNLFGGYKGEPRTFEVSALYGFGWGKGFGRYNRWDQGESGFYGSELAEAQQGIYDYNDGANELNSKAALNFAFNLGAAKAVQIFVEPSITFSGLKDFKYNVDRSTVQLNAGVVYKFKNSNGTHNFKLARLYDQDEIDRLNGIINDLRNRKPEVKEVIKEVVKEVPVGKEVRVDDLVFVTFAQGKSTLTADAKKALDGVKEGAHVQIVGTASPEGPAALNQKLSENRANVVAEYLKGRGVIVDEAVGKGVQGNTSNRLAIVYVK, from the coding sequence ATGAAAAAGTTAGTTTTATTTTTCGCTGCTGCAGCTATGGCAGTAACGGCTTCTGCACAGGTAACTGTTGAAGGAAGCAAATTCTCAGACAACTGGTCAATCGGTATCCAGGGTGGTCTTGCTACTAAGACAACTCAGAACCGTTGGCTGAGCAACACGAACCCTAACGCAGGTCTTCGTTTGACAAAAGAAATCACTCCGGTTTTCGGTTTGGTGGCTGAAGGTATCGTTTATTTCAACGACCGCGCACAGACAAAATTGATGGATCGTCTCGGACAAACTGCAGATTATGATCTGACAGCTCGCAGCCGTGAGGTTCGTACCAACACTTTTGCTAAGGCTCTGAACGTGAACCTGTTGGCAAAGGTTAACCTGAGCAACCTCTTCGGTGGTTACAAAGGTGAGCCGCGCACATTCGAAGTTAGTGCACTCTACGGTTTCGGCTGGGGCAAAGGCTTCGGTAGATACAACCGTTGGGATCAGGGCGAATCTGGTTTCTATGGTTCAGAACTTGCTGAAGCACAACAAGGCATTTATGATTACAATGATGGTGCTAACGAGCTGAACTCTAAGGCAGCTTTGAACTTCGCGTTCAACCTCGGTGCTGCAAAGGCTGTTCAGATCTTCGTTGAGCCTTCTATCACATTCTCTGGTCTGAAAGACTTCAAATACAACGTTGACCGTTCTACTGTTCAGCTGAACGCAGGTGTTGTTTACAAGTTCAAGAACTCTAACGGTACTCACAACTTCAAACTCGCTCGTCTCTATGATCAGGACGAAATCGACCGTCTGAACGGTATCATCAACGACCTCCGCAACCGCAAGCCGGAAGTGAAGGAAGTGATCAAGGAAGTTGTTAAGGAAGTTCCCGTTGGTAAGGAAGTTCGCGTTGACGACCTCGTATTCGTAACCTTCGCACAGGGCAAATCTACTCTCACCGCTGACGCTAAGAAAGCTCTCGACGGCGTGAAGGAAGGTGCTCACGTACAGATCGTAGGTACAGCTTCTCCGGAAGGTCCTGCAGCTCTGAACCAGAAGCTCTCTGAGAACCGTGCAAACGTAGTTGCTGAATACCTGAAGGGCCGCGGCGTTATCGTTGACGAGGCTGTAGGTAAGGGTGTTCAGGGCAACACATCTAACCGTCTGGCTATCGTTTATGTAAAATAA